A region of Streptomyces deccanensis DNA encodes the following proteins:
- a CDS encoding YceI family protein encodes MPLGLLRRRRRNAPGGAAGATFPVPDGAGVVLREVLDPVNQPMGAADVTVTELSSHRVAARGATDPYGFFTAALPPGTYSMLIMAEGLEPHRETVEVTADTGVSRERVWLQSARALELPPPGTWLFDPPHTAIRFIARHVGMAHVHGRFERFEGGLAIAQDMTRSRVHIRIDASSINTGNNTRDTHLRSADFLDVERFPYIDFTSTRFAYRGGSKWTLQGSLTMHGVSRSVSLDTTYLGTVNGGYGEELRCAALAKSELHREDYTLNWRSMLARGIAVVGPTIQLELDVQAMYRTHDTPTPPE; translated from the coding sequence ATGCCCCTCGGACTGCTCCGGCGGCGACGCAGGAATGCCCCCGGAGGCGCCGCGGGCGCCACGTTCCCGGTGCCGGACGGCGCGGGTGTCGTCCTCCGTGAGGTGCTGGACCCCGTGAACCAGCCCATGGGGGCGGCCGATGTGACGGTGACGGAGCTGAGCAGCCACCGCGTCGCGGCACGCGGCGCCACCGACCCGTACGGCTTCTTCACGGCCGCCCTGCCGCCGGGCACGTACAGCATGCTGATCATGGCCGAAGGGCTGGAGCCGCACCGCGAGACGGTCGAGGTCACCGCGGACACCGGTGTCTCCCGGGAACGGGTGTGGCTCCAGTCGGCCCGCGCGCTCGAACTCCCGCCCCCCGGAACCTGGCTCTTCGACCCGCCGCACACCGCGATCCGCTTCATCGCCAGGCACGTCGGCATGGCCCATGTGCACGGCCGTTTCGAACGCTTCGAGGGCGGCCTCGCGATCGCCCAGGACATGACGCGGTCGCGCGTCCATATACGCATCGACGCGTCCAGCATCAACACCGGCAACAACACCCGCGACACACACCTGCGGTCCGCCGACTTCCTCGACGTCGAACGCTTCCCGTACATCGACTTCACCAGCACGCGCTTCGCCTACCGAGGCGGCAGCAAGTGGACCCTCCAGGGCAGCCTCACCATGCACGGCGTCAGCCGCTCCGTCTCCCTCGACACCACCTACCTCGGCACCGTCAACGGCGGCTACGGCGAGGAACTCCGCTGCGCCGCCCTCGCCAAGTCCGAACTCCACCGCGAGGACTACACCCTGAACTGGCGCTCCATGCTCGCCCGAGGCATCGCGGTCGTCGGCCCCACGATCCAACTCGAACTGGACGTCCAGGCGATGTACCGCACCCACGACACACCCACGCCGCCGGAGTAA
- a CDS encoding intradiol ring-cleavage dioxygenase gives MSTEFTTRITEAVVASLDGTADPRLRELLAALTRHLHAFVRETEPTTAEWERAIAFLTATGQACTDTRQEFVLLSDVLGVSMLVETINSDDRTGATESDDRAGATESTVLGPFHMTESPVRELGADIDLVGGGEPCVISGRVLSADGTPLPGALLDVWQASAEGYYDVQQPDVQPAGNGRGLFTADDEGHFWFRTCVPSPYPIPTDGPVGDLLRATARHPYRPAHIHFIVSAEGHTPVTTHIFVAGSEHLDSDAVFAVKESLVQDFTETDDPSLARRFGIPNPFRHARFDLVLNTSDAPGARAPEGA, from the coding sequence ATGAGCACCGAATTCACCACCCGCATCACCGAGGCGGTCGTCGCCAGCCTCGACGGCACGGCCGATCCACGCCTGCGCGAGCTGCTGGCCGCCCTCACCCGCCACCTCCACGCCTTCGTCCGCGAGACCGAGCCGACGACGGCTGAGTGGGAGCGGGCGATCGCCTTCCTCACGGCCACCGGGCAGGCCTGCACGGACACCCGGCAGGAGTTCGTCCTCCTGTCGGACGTCCTCGGCGTCTCGATGCTCGTCGAGACGATCAACAGCGACGACCGCACGGGCGCGACCGAGTCGGACGACCGCGCGGGCGCGACCGAGTCGACGGTCCTCGGCCCGTTCCACATGACCGAGTCCCCGGTCCGGGAACTCGGCGCCGACATCGACCTGGTCGGCGGCGGCGAACCGTGCGTGATCAGCGGACGCGTGCTGTCCGCGGACGGCACCCCGCTGCCCGGCGCGCTCCTCGACGTCTGGCAGGCGAGCGCCGAGGGCTACTACGACGTCCAGCAGCCCGACGTCCAGCCGGCGGGCAACGGCCGCGGACTCTTCACGGCGGACGACGAGGGCCACTTCTGGTTCCGCACCTGTGTGCCGAGCCCGTACCCCATCCCCACGGACGGCCCGGTCGGCGACCTCCTGCGGGCCACGGCCCGGCACCCCTACCGCCCGGCCCACATCCACTTCATCGTCTCGGCCGAGGGACACACCCCGGTCACCACGCACATCTTCGTCGCCGGCAGCGAGCACCTCGACTCGGACGCGGTCTTCGCGGTGAAGGAGAGCCTCGTCCAGGACTTCACGGAGACCGACGACCCGTCGCTGGCACGGCGCTTCGGCATCCCGAACCCGTTCCGCCACGCCCGCTTCGACCTCGTGCTCAACACCTCGGACGCGCCGGGCGCGCGCGCCCCGGAGGGGGCGTGA
- a CDS encoding FAD-dependent oxidoreductase, which produces MHTVAPEPDVVTDVLIVGSGPAGASAALALSTYGVPNIVVTRYASLADTPRAHITNQRTMEVLRDLGVEDEVVAKATPQRLMGDTTFCTSLAGEELGRIRSWGNDPLVQAAHELASPTRMCDMPQHLMEPVLVDAAVARGTNLRFSTVYKSFVQDDEGVTVTVEDRLRGDEYTIRAKYLIGADGGRSQVAEDAGLPMGGQMGVAGSINIVFDADLSKYTAHRPSTLYWVLAPGATVGGIGAGLVRCVRPWNEWLIVWGYDVTAGAPDLTTEYAESIVRRLVGDDEIPVTVKSSSAWTVNEMYAETYSNGRVFCAGDATHRHPPSNGLGSNTSIQDAYNLAWKLKLVLDGTASPALLDTYTAERAPIGRQIVTRANKSIGETAPVFEALDGLSPQTPEQLWANIAARKDDTEAAEKQRARLREAIAFKVYEFNAHGVDLNQRYSATSSAAVVPDGTPDPGFDRDPELYHQPTSRPGAKLPHAWITAGTRTLSTLDTVGRGRFTLLTGIGGAHWLRAAESQDLEIATAVIGPGQEYEDPYGDWARLRETADGGALLVRPDGYVAFRHATAAASPEEAERLLTDAVRRILGHA; this is translated from the coding sequence GTGCACACCGTCGCGCCCGAGCCCGATGTCGTGACCGATGTACTGATCGTGGGCAGTGGCCCCGCGGGCGCCTCCGCCGCGCTCGCCCTGAGTACGTACGGCGTCCCCAACATCGTGGTCACCCGCTACGCGAGCCTCGCCGACACGCCCCGGGCGCACATCACCAACCAGCGCACCATGGAGGTACTGCGCGACCTCGGTGTCGAGGACGAGGTCGTCGCGAAGGCCACCCCGCAGCGGCTGATGGGCGACACGACCTTCTGCACCAGCCTCGCGGGGGAGGAGCTGGGCCGGATCCGCTCCTGGGGCAACGACCCGCTCGTCCAGGCCGCGCACGAACTCGCCAGCCCCACCCGCATGTGCGACATGCCGCAGCACCTCATGGAGCCCGTCCTCGTCGACGCGGCCGTGGCGCGCGGCACGAACCTGCGCTTCAGCACCGTCTACAAGTCCTTCGTGCAGGACGACGAGGGCGTCACCGTCACCGTCGAGGACCGGCTGCGCGGCGACGAGTACACCATCCGCGCCAAGTACCTCATCGGCGCCGACGGCGGCCGCTCGCAGGTCGCCGAGGACGCCGGGCTGCCGATGGGCGGTCAGATGGGGGTGGCCGGCAGCATCAACATCGTCTTCGACGCCGACCTGTCGAAGTACACCGCGCACCGCCCGTCCACCCTCTACTGGGTGCTCGCCCCCGGCGCCACGGTCGGCGGTATCGGCGCGGGCCTGGTGCGCTGCGTGCGCCCCTGGAACGAGTGGCTGATCGTCTGGGGCTACGACGTCACCGCGGGCGCGCCCGACCTGACCACCGAGTACGCCGAGTCGATCGTCCGCAGGCTGGTCGGCGACGACGAGATCCCGGTGACCGTCAAGTCGTCGTCGGCCTGGACCGTCAACGAGATGTACGCCGAGACCTACTCGAACGGGCGGGTCTTCTGCGCCGGCGACGCCACCCACCGCCACCCGCCGTCCAACGGCCTCGGCTCCAACACCTCCATCCAGGACGCCTACAACCTGGCCTGGAAGCTCAAACTCGTCCTCGACGGCACCGCGTCCCCCGCGCTGCTCGACACCTACACCGCCGAACGCGCCCCGATCGGCAGGCAGATCGTCACCCGCGCCAACAAGTCCATCGGCGAGACCGCCCCCGTCTTCGAGGCCCTCGACGGGCTCTCCCCGCAGACCCCCGAACAGCTGTGGGCCAACATCGCCGCCCGCAAGGACGACACCGAGGCGGCCGAGAAGCAGCGAGCGAGACTCCGGGAGGCGATCGCGTTCAAGGTGTACGAGTTCAACGCGCACGGCGTCGACCTCAACCAGCGCTACTCCGCGACGAGTTCGGCGGCGGTCGTCCCCGACGGCACGCCGGACCCCGGCTTCGACCGCGACCCCGAGCTGTACCACCAGCCGACGTCCCGCCCCGGCGCCAAACTCCCGCACGCCTGGATCACCGCCGGCACCCGCACCCTCTCCACCCTCGACACCGTCGGCCGGGGCCGCTTCACCCTGCTCACCGGCATCGGAGGCGCCCACTGGCTCCGGGCCGCCGAGTCCCAGGACCTGGAGATCGCCACCGCCGTCATCGGCCCCGGCCAGGAGTACGAGGACCCGTACGGCGACTGGGCACGGCTCCGCGAGACCGCCGACGGGGGAGCGCTCCTCGTACGGCCGGACGGATACGTCGCCTTCCGCCACGCGACGGCGGCCGCGTCCCCGGAGGAGGCCGAGCGACTGCTGACCGACGCGGTCCGGCGGATCCTCGGTCACGCCTGA
- a CDS encoding TIR-like protein FxsC, whose amino-acid sequence MEPYFFLSYARRRGPRVLVKRFYDDLCAELRQELRRLHKGNTVPFDRPFFDVQSIQVGQDWNAALGEALGRCRTMLALYTPDYFRSDFCGREWKAFEDRQRRHRTVTGVDAKALIPVLWEPVQNIPSGAAHIQYDNFDFGENYARWGLRRILVADPGGEEYRRIVNLIAHQVLIAAEHFRILPVSGLDLTAPEAAGPFPSAGERAEPGSHALLLVAARTSVEAHNGATDPGCHGDSPTDWNPYHADSPDPLAVRASRLLEERGFAVRTEIVSDAMGASLDEARGQGQVAVLLVEALAAADEPFGRALRDYDRSNHPGSAAIVPCAPEEAGDGPRSKAYWEAVRSALPFNWAKGVGDPLPLLQSGVGPDQFDGALHAVVVKVQNHLVSFLGTLRTSLLEMSQSLPPSLPVLSSAAPPPDRPRLAPPPTPARPVFEPIPIEEQEQDR is encoded by the coding sequence TTGGAACCGTATTTCTTCCTGAGCTATGCGCGCAGGCGCGGACCCCGGGTCCTCGTCAAGCGGTTTTACGACGATCTGTGCGCGGAATTACGCCAAGAACTGCGGCGATTACACAAGGGCAATACCGTTCCTTTCGACCGTCCATTTTTCGACGTCCAGTCCATTCAAGTGGGGCAGGACTGGAACGCCGCCCTGGGGGAGGCGCTCGGCCGCTGCCGGACCATGCTGGCGCTGTACACGCCCGACTACTTCAGAAGCGACTTCTGCGGTCGCGAATGGAAGGCGTTCGAGGACAGACAGCGCAGGCACAGAACAGTCACCGGTGTGGACGCGAAGGCTCTCATCCCCGTTCTGTGGGAACCGGTGCAGAACATTCCGTCGGGCGCGGCCCACATCCAGTACGACAATTTCGACTTCGGCGAGAACTACGCGCGCTGGGGCCTGCGCCGCATCCTGGTCGCGGACCCGGGAGGCGAGGAGTACCGCCGCATCGTCAACCTCATCGCGCACCAGGTCCTCATCGCCGCGGAGCACTTCCGCATACTGCCGGTCAGTGGCCTGGACCTCACCGCACCGGAGGCCGCCGGCCCGTTCCCGTCCGCCGGCGAACGCGCGGAGCCCGGAAGCCACGCCCTGCTGCTCGTAGCCGCCCGGACCTCGGTGGAAGCGCACAACGGGGCGACGGATCCGGGGTGCCACGGGGACAGTCCGACGGACTGGAACCCCTACCACGCCGACAGTCCGGACCCGCTGGCCGTGAGGGCGAGCCGGCTTCTGGAGGAGCGTGGATTCGCGGTACGGACCGAGATCGTCTCGGACGCCATGGGGGCCAGTCTGGACGAGGCGCGTGGGCAGGGGCAGGTCGCGGTCCTCCTGGTGGAGGCGCTGGCAGCCGCGGACGAACCCTTCGGAAGGGCTCTTCGCGACTACGACCGGAGCAACCACCCCGGCAGCGCGGCGATCGTTCCGTGCGCTCCGGAAGAAGCAGGTGACGGACCGCGCAGCAAGGCGTACTGGGAGGCGGTACGGAGCGCTCTGCCGTTCAACTGGGCGAAAGGAGTGGGGGATCCCCTGCCGCTGCTCCAATCCGGCGTCGGCCCGGACCAGTTCGACGGGGCGCTGCATGCCGTCGTGGTCAAGGTGCAGAACCACCTCGTCTCCTTTCTCGGCACGCTCAGAACCAGTCTCCTGGAGATGTCACAGAGCCTGCCCCCTTCCCTCCCGGTCCTGAGTTCCGCGGCACCGCCGCCCGACCGGCCGAGGCTCGCACCTCCACCGACACCTGCCCGCCCCGTCTTCGAACCGATTCCCATTGAAGAGCAGGAGCAGGACAGATGA
- the fxsA gene encoding FxSxx-COOH cyclophane-containing RiPP peptide, whose protein sequence is MDAPRNSHNSTELVDIREVSPALLEAEAGKDTAFGQAVRRHLQERDGSSRTTDVVFESAL, encoded by the coding sequence ATGGACGCGCCTCGGAACAGCCACAACAGCACAGAGCTGGTCGACATCCGCGAAGTGTCGCCGGCTCTGCTGGAGGCGGAGGCCGGCAAGGACACGGCGTTCGGCCAGGCAGTACGGCGTCACCTCCAGGAGCGGGACGGCTCGTCGAGGACGACCGACGTCGTCTTCGAAAGTGCGCTGTGA
- a CDS encoding maleylacetate reductase — MEFVYEAQPARVVMRPGAAVTAVPGEAERLGLRSLLVVCGPRGAETARAVAEALGTACAGVFAGARQHVPVEVADEAVRLARATDADGCVAVGGGSAIGLGKAIALRTELPLIAVPSTYSGSEMTPVWGLTEHGAKRTGRAPTVLPRSVVYDPELTLSLPVPLSVTSGVNAVAHAAEALYAPDASPLVSLTAEEGARAMVGALPGVAADPGDLEPRGRALYGAWLCGTALGATTMGLHHKLCHVLGGTFGLPHAETHTVVLPYVLAYNAPAAPEAMTALGRALTTDNAAQALRDLSGSLGAPRSLAELGLAEADLATAAAQVTAQAYANPRPITTADALEILRAAHAGDRPPVWT; from the coding sequence ATGGAGTTCGTGTACGAGGCTCAGCCCGCGCGGGTCGTGATGCGCCCCGGCGCGGCGGTGACGGCAGTGCCGGGGGAGGCCGAACGGCTCGGACTGCGCAGCCTGTTGGTGGTCTGCGGACCGAGGGGCGCCGAGACCGCGCGGGCTGTCGCGGAGGCGCTCGGCACCGCGTGCGCCGGAGTGTTCGCAGGGGCCCGCCAGCACGTCCCGGTGGAGGTGGCCGACGAGGCGGTACGCCTCGCACGGGCCACGGACGCGGACGGTTGCGTCGCGGTCGGCGGTGGCTCCGCGATCGGACTGGGCAAGGCGATCGCGCTGCGCACCGAACTGCCGCTGATCGCCGTGCCGTCCACCTACTCCGGCTCCGAGATGACCCCGGTCTGGGGCCTGACCGAGCACGGCGCCAAGCGCACCGGCCGCGCCCCGACGGTCCTGCCGCGCAGCGTCGTCTACGACCCCGAACTCACCCTCTCCCTCCCGGTGCCCCTCTCCGTGACCAGCGGTGTCAACGCCGTCGCCCACGCCGCCGAGGCCCTCTACGCGCCGGACGCCTCGCCGCTGGTGTCGCTGACGGCGGAGGAGGGCGCCCGCGCCATGGTCGGCGCGCTCCCCGGCGTGGCGGCCGACCCCGGGGACCTGGAGCCGCGCGGCCGCGCGCTCTACGGCGCATGGCTCTGCGGCACCGCGCTCGGCGCGACCACGATGGGCCTGCACCACAAGCTGTGCCACGTCCTCGGGGGCACGTTCGGGCTGCCGCACGCCGAGACCCACACGGTGGTCCTCCCGTACGTCCTCGCGTACAACGCCCCGGCGGCGCCCGAGGCGATGACGGCGCTCGGCCGGGCGCTCACCACCGACAACGCGGCACAGGCCCTCCGGGACCTCTCCGGCAGCCTCGGAGCCCCCCGCTCCCTGGCGGAACTCGGCCTGGCCGAAGCGGACTTGGCGACGGCCGCTGCCCAGGTGACGGCACAGGCGTACGCCAACCCGCGCCCGATCACGACGGCGGACGCCCTGGAGATCCTGAGAGCGGCGCACGCCGGCGACCGGCCTCCGGTGTGGACCTGA
- a CDS encoding FxsB family cyclophane-forming radical SAM/SPASM peptide maturase, translated as MTADPEPGGLPIAPFRQFLLKIHSLCNLSCDYCYMYFAADQSWRRRPPVMTLDTMRQAVDRIAEHAREHELSTVRLILHGGEPLLVGKRHLAHLLDIVAERLAPVVEVRWSMQSNGVLLDHAFLALLRRHRVGVAVSLDGTRAGHDRHRRFANGRASHERVAAALRRLGEPRHRDLFVGLLCTVDLDSDPVETYEALLEFAPPRVDFTLRHGDWQHPPPGLEHRTAPPTRPPDVVPDGEPTPYARWLVAAFDRWFDAPRKETRVRMFEEVISGVLGGAVHTEVFGLEPVDLVVVEADGALEHSDSLKIVGEGVPETGLDIFRHSFSQVLATETIRRRQAGLRGLGPVCRDCALADVCGGGLYTHRHHPVTGFETPSVYCHDLAAFIGHVRSRVGTAVAQLAGGAPRIGPEHPSAPF; from the coding sequence ATGACGGCGGATCCGGAACCGGGAGGCTTACCTATAGCTCCCTTCCGGCAGTTCCTGCTGAAAATACACAGTTTATGCAACTTGTCGTGCGACTACTGCTACATGTACTTCGCCGCAGACCAGAGCTGGCGCAGAAGGCCGCCGGTGATGACCCTCGACACCATGCGGCAGGCAGTGGACCGGATCGCCGAGCACGCCCGTGAGCACGAGCTCTCCACCGTGCGTCTCATCCTCCACGGGGGAGAGCCCCTCCTGGTGGGCAAGCGGCACCTGGCCCACCTGCTCGACATCGTCGCCGAGCGCCTCGCACCGGTCGTGGAGGTGCGCTGGTCGATGCAGTCGAACGGCGTTCTCCTCGATCACGCCTTCCTCGCGCTGCTGCGTCGCCACCGGGTCGGCGTGGCGGTCAGCCTGGACGGCACGCGCGCGGGCCACGACAGGCACCGGCGGTTCGCGAACGGGCGTGCCAGCCACGAGCGCGTGGCCGCGGCGCTGCGCCGGCTCGGCGAACCGCGCCACCGGGACCTGTTCGTGGGCCTGTTGTGCACCGTCGATCTCGACAGCGACCCCGTCGAAACGTATGAGGCGCTTCTCGAATTCGCCCCGCCCCGGGTGGACTTCACCCTTCGGCACGGGGACTGGCAGCATCCGCCGCCCGGTCTGGAGCACCGGACGGCCCCTCCGACGCGGCCTCCCGACGTCGTCCCGGACGGGGAGCCGACCCCGTACGCGCGATGGCTCGTCGCCGCGTTCGACCGCTGGTTCGACGCCCCACGAAAGGAGACACGGGTGCGGATGTTCGAGGAGGTCATCTCCGGTGTGCTCGGGGGCGCCGTGCACACCGAGGTGTTCGGACTGGAGCCGGTGGACCTCGTGGTGGTGGAGGCCGACGGGGCGCTGGAGCACTCCGACTCGCTCAAGATCGTCGGGGAGGGGGTTCCCGAGACGGGACTCGACATCTTCCGCCACTCCTTCTCGCAGGTGCTGGCGACGGAGACCATCAGGCGCAGGCAGGCAGGGCTGCGCGGCCTGGGCCCGGTCTGCAGGGACTGCGCCCTGGCCGACGTCTGTGGTGGCGGTCTCTACACCCACCGCCACCACCCCGTCACCGGTTTCGAGACCCCGTCCGTCTACTGCCACGACCTGGCGGCCTTCATCGGTCACGTCCGCTCCCGGGTCGGCACCGCCGTGGCACAACTCGCCGGGGGCGCACCACGCATCGGACCGGAACACCCGTCAGCTCCCTTCTGA